Proteins encoded within one genomic window of Salarias fasciatus unplaced genomic scaffold, fSalaFa1.1, whole genome shotgun sequence:
- the LOC115384689 gene encoding betaine--homocysteine S-methyltransferase 1, with protein MAPAGSKRGILERLDAGEVVIGDGGFVFALEKRGYVKAGPWTPEAAAEHPEAVRQLHREFLRAGSNVMQTFTFYASDDKLENRGHTQHFTGQQINEAACDLAREVANEGDALVAGGVSQTPSYLSCKSENDVKTIFKRQIDVFMQKNVDFLIAEYFEHVEEAEWAVQILKMTGKPVAATLCIGPEGDLNGVSPGDCAVRLVKAGAHIVGINCHFDPETCVKTVKMMKEGVERAGLKAHYMCQPLAYHTPDCNRQGFIDLPEFPFSLEPRILSRWDMQKYAREAYNAGIRYIGGCCGFEPYHIRALAEELSAERGFLPAGSEKHGIWASELKMHTKPWVRARARRDYWEKLKPASGRPYCPSMSTPDSWGVTKGHAYLMQQKEATSQEQLKVLFDKADQCH; from the exons ATGGCACCAGCTGGATCCAAGAGG GGCATTCTGGAGCGTCTGGACGCGGGGGAGGTGGTCATCGGGGACGGGGGCTTTGTCTTCGCCCTTGAGAAGCGAGGCTACGTGAAAGCCGGGCCGTGGACACCTGAGGCAGCTGCTGAGCACCCCGAAGCCG TGCGCCAGCTGCACAGGGAGTTCCTGAGAGCGGGCTCCAATGTCATGCAGACCTTCACTTTCTACGCGAGCGACGACAAACTGGAGAACAGGGGCCACACTCAGCACTTCACC GGGCAGCAGATCAATGAAGCGGCCTGCGACCTGGCCAGGGAGGTGGCCAACGAAGGCGATGCTCTGGTGGCTGGAGGAGTGTCTCAGACGCCCTCATACCTCAGCTGCAAGAGCGAGAATGATGTCAAGACCATCTTCAAGAGACAGATTGACGTCTTCATGCAGAAGAATGTGGACTTCTTGATTGCAGAG TACTTCGAGCACGTGGAAGAGGCCGAGTGGGCGGTCCAGATTTTGAAGATGACCGGGAAACCTGTGGCTGCCACTCTGTGCATCGGACCCGAGGGAGACCTGAACGGGGTCAGCCCCGGAGACTGCGCCGTCAGACTCGTCAAAGCCG GAGCTCATATTGTGGGCATCAACTGCCACTTCGACCCGGAGACCTGTGTGAAGACAGTGAAGATGATGAAGGAGGGAGTGGAGCGCGCCGGGCTGAAGGCTCACTACATGTGCCAGCCGCTGGCCTACCACACTCCCGACTGCAACCGCCAGGGATTCATCGACCTGCCGGAGTTCCCCTTCA GTCTGGAGCCCAGGATCCTGAGCCGATGGGACATGCAGAAATACGCCCGTGAGGCCTACAACGCTGGCATCCGTTACATCGGCGGCTGCTGCGGCTTCGAGCCGTACCACATCCGCGCCCTGGCCGAGGAGCTGTCTGCCGAGCGGGGTTTCCTCCCCGCCGGCTCTGAGAAGCACGGCATCTGGGCGAGTGAGCTGAAGATGCACACCAAGCCCTGGGTCAGAGCGAG GGCTCGCCGCGACTACTGGGAGAAGCTGAAGCCCGCCTCCGGCCGCCCCTACTGCCCCTCCATGTCCACCCCTGACAGCTGGGGCGTGACCAAAGGCCACGCCTACCTGATGCAGCAGAAGGAGGCCACCtcccaggagcagctgaaggttcTCTTCGACAAGGCCGACCAGTGCCACTGA